Below is a window of Hydrogenimonas sp. DNA.
AGGCAAACTTTCGGGAGAGGACAAGGCCCCGGAGGTGGCTGAGTATGCCCGCTCTTTTTTTGATGAAAACGGAGATATCGACCTTTTTGTAGGCAAAGCCAGGAGCCCCAGCTGCGGGGTTTGTACCGCTCTTCTTTACGATGAAGCCGGTAATCTTATAAGCGACGGGGAGGCGGGGATAATGGCGGCCGAAGCCAGGGCCAGGGGTATCGAGACGGTCGATGACGAAGATCTGCTTTAGCCGGGCGGAACTTCACTCTTCAAAGGGTCTTTTGATCCTCTTTTTCAGCTGCGACTTATCCCGGTACATCTTTTCGTCCGCTATCTTGAGCGCTTCATTGAACGGCTCCCCCTCTTCGCAAGTGTGAATACCGTAGGAGAATGAGGTCGTGAAGGAGCGATCACTGTATTTCAGCCGCTTGTTTAGAACCTCTTCGCGGCACTTCTCCATCTTTTTCGACTCCTCCGGCGAGTCGAAGAAAACCAGAAACTCGTCCCCCCCGTAACGGACGACCGGTGCACCTAGAGCCATCAGGTGCGAACTTATATACTTCAGAACCTTGTCGCCGGCGATATGGCCCAGCGTATCGTTTATCTCTTTGAAATGGTTCAGGTCCACCATCGCCATGGTATACCCGTTTTTGAAATTTCCATCATCGTCCAGCAGGTTGGCATGGAGCCACTCCCTGTTCCATGCTCTGGTCAGCGTATCCTTGTAGACACTCTCTTTGAGCTGCTCTATCTCACGCCGCAGAGCCTCGGTCTCTTTTATGCTCTCGTTCAGTAGTTCGTCGTCATGCTCTTTCATAGCTTTCAGCGCTTTTTTCGAAGCTCCGTCCAGACTCATCACCTGTTCGCTGCTCTTTCTGTTCAGATCCAGCAGCTGCACTATCTTCTCGTCTATCGTTACTTCTGTAGCCTCGATGAGACTCTCTTCGTCCAGACCGTGTTTTTGCGCGATTTTGGAAAATATCGAACTATATATCGGCGGAGTTACGATATCCAGAGGCTCTATCGCCTCCTTACACTCCTGTGACGCCGCTTTGAGGGTATGCTTATCCATATATGCTCCAGCCTTATTTATGTATCGTCTCTTGATGTACGGCAGTTTAAAACTTGTCTGACACTCGATCTGTTCGAAACATAATCGGTTAAAAAGTTACTTTTTTGAGCCTTTTTCATGCAGAGCCGGCAAGCGCCCCGTGTAGAGATCGATTTTAATCCATATTTCGCGTAGTATCGGAATCTGATTTAAACTGCCGCATCCACTCCAGATTCTCTTCAACCATATTTTCATATCTTTTTTCGAGCTCCTGCAGAATATTTTCGAGCTCCCGGAGAGTGAAATACTTCAGGTATGCAGGATTTATCGCGGTATCGTTCCCGTCAAAGCTTAGCAGCTTCTCTATTTTCTCCAGAATTTCCTCTTTTTCCATAATGGTATACTAACGCAAAAATATTTAGGAGTAGATGA
It encodes the following:
- a CDS encoding uncharacterized conserved protein, with the translated sequence MAKKVALSACLAGVNCRYNGEPKANPDLVGKLEKEGCEIRLFCPEDSCFGTPREAMDLVLTDEGIKALGKLSGEDKAPEVAEYARSFFDENGDIDLFVGKARSPSCGVCTALLYDEAGNLISDGEAGIMAAEARARGIETVDDEDLL
- a CDS encoding diguanylate cyclase/phosphodiesterase (GGDEF & EAL domains) with PAS/PAC sensor, whose protein sequence is MDKHTLKAASQECKEAIEPLDIVTPPIYSSIFSKIAQKHGLDEESLIEATEVTIDEKIVQLLDLNRKSSEQVMSLDGASKKALKAMKEHDDELLNESIKETEALRREIEQLKESVYKDTLTRAWNREWLHANLLDDDGNFKNGYTMAMVDLNHFKEINDTLGHIAGDKVLKYISSHLMALGAPVVRYGGDEFLVFFDSPEESKKMEKCREEVLNKRLKYSDRSFTTSFSYGIHTCEEGEPFNEALKIADEKMYRDKSQLKKRIKRPFEE